A genomic segment from Triticum dicoccoides isolate Atlit2015 ecotype Zavitan chromosome 1A, WEW_v2.0, whole genome shotgun sequence encodes:
- the LOC119269316 gene encoding uncharacterized protein LOC119269316 isoform X3 — translation MARESTASEIFRRRLMIDGVDRKDAKDNQSAALDHLHDYYKKALHRLPPKLIPSLLEAGFSFGFLDPVSNIIANTVSQELQKSRKRKRSRAGSYTNTKKGKEKKHSQGLRDTAISKIIRESSKDILLVPRFTTLRNSSIAARSLAGLVTFLISYFRYLTTCDALRYLRLSEADLLVAVRLIHEDRDIHTFTIHVPTAKIALQCAAISALHPTVAILVSRSFSLASCVDKASNLLATQDCISYSNIMELSKLFTSSKDTINQLNHVHHAVSKMQRRKRKTILVELGLEISLKMVLLDRIHLFYLKAISCIPKNDLCSRHHRGLLKAGHCYGPFDPVTNIILNTIWYDTMFPPSQKFEVEMICTKSLARTEFLSLCGLVGYICACFPAYSVYEAMKCLLLCNARIDRVIDETAKEQGHDGHIPFSESFAYDTAARTARHPSPTALVEFAMTLMPQVGKTLQSTLEIKQVLSSSDVCAISRTFSQTLPPAKSLEPVEKLSENASKIISEHQDNFKACQSIIVKKAEAALHRYAKKTGQEYELHFICDVNSTIPEHGACYCPHSYKYPFAHMNVWARRRGSQNVDQVPTLFFIQFNNRDEDMESVAFLCCPIFDLSKDAEDNAQLI, via the exons ATGGCGAGAGAGTCCACGGCTAGCGAAATCTTCCGCCGTCGCCTGATGATCGATGGTGTCGACCGGAAAGACGCCAAAGACAACCAGTCCGCGGCGCTGGATCACCTCCACGATTACTACAAGAAGGCGCTCCATCGACTACCGCCCAAGCTGATCCCGAGCCTCCTCGAGGCCGGCTTCAGCTTCGGTTTCCTCGACCCCGTCTCCAACATCATCGCCAACACCGTCTCCCAAGAGCTACAAAAGAGTAGGAAGAGGAAGAGATCACGGGCCGGCAGCTACACCAACACAAAGAAGGGGAAGGAAAAGAAGCATTCGCAGGGACTGAGGGACACGGCCATCTCCAAGATCATCAGAGAGTCTAGCAAAGACATCTTACTCGTACCCCGGTTCACCACACTCCGGAACAGCAGCATTGCTGCCCGATCTCTTGCCGGCCTCGTTACTTTCCTCATCTCCTACTTCCGCTACCTTACCACCTGTGATGCCCTCCGCTACCTGCGTTTGTCAGAAGCCGACCTTCTCGTCGCTGTGCGTCTCATCCACGAAGATCGTGACATCCACACCTTCACCATCCACGTCCCTACTGCAAAAATAGCTCTGCAATGTGCTGCCATCTCCGCGTTGCATCCCACTGTCGCCATATTGGTGTCTCGATCCTTCTCGCTGGCTTCCTGTGTGGACAAGGCCTCCAACCTTCTAGCGACACAGGACTGCATCAGCTATTCCAATATAATGGAACTCTCCAAGTTATTCACCTCCAGCAAGGATACGATAAACCAATTGAATCATGTACATCACGCAGTTTCAAAGATGCAACGCAGAAAAAGGAAGACTATTCTGGTTGAGCTTGGGCTAGAAATCTCTCTCAAGATGGTGCTTCTTGATCGAATCCATCTGTTCTACCTCAAGGCGATTTCCTGCATACCAAAGAATGACTTGTGCTCACGCCACCACCGTGGTCTCCTTAAGGCTGGCCACTGCTACGGTCCTTTCGATCCTGTGACCAACATCATCCTCAACACCATTTGGTATGACACCATGTTTCCTCCAAGTCAAAAGTTTGAGGTTGAAATGATCTGCACAAAGAGCCTCGCGCGCACCGAGTTCCTCTCCCTATGTGGTCTTGTTGGCTACATCTGTGCCTGCTTCCCTGCTTATTCTGTATATGAAGCTATGAAGTGCCTGCTTCTCTGCAACGCCAGAATTGATCGGGTCATTGATGAAACAGCAAAAGAACAAGGTCACGATGGACACATCCCTTTTTCTGAATCTTTTGCGTATGATACAGCAGCTCGCACAGCACGTCATCCCAGCCCTACTGCACTCGTAGAATTTGCAATGACACTGATGCCACAGGTAGGGAAAACCCTTCAGTCAACACTTGAGATTAAGCAGGTCCTCTCTTCCAGTGATGTTTGTGCGATATCTAGAACTTTTTCACAAACATTACCGCCTGCCAAATCTTTGGAGCCGGTTGAGAAATTGAGCGAGAATGCCTCCAAGATTATATCTGAGCACCAGGATAACTTTAAGGCTTGCCAGAGTATAATTGTCAAAAAAGCTGAAGCTGCATTACACAGATATGCAAAAAAGACG GGACAGGAATacgagcttcattttatctgtgatGTGAATTCTACAATACCTGAGCATGGCGCATGCTACTGCCCGCACAGCTACAAATACCCATTTGCTCACATGAATGTCTGGGCAAGACGAAGAGGTTCCCAGAACGTTGATCAAGTTCCAACGCTCTTCTTCATCCAGTTTAACAATAGGGATGAAGACATGGAAAGTGTGGCATTTTTGTGCTGTCCTATATTTGATCTATCAAAAGATGCTG
- the LOC119269316 gene encoding uncharacterized protein LOC119269316 isoform X1 has translation MARESTASEIFRRRLMIDGVDRKDAKDNQSAALDHLHDYYKKALHRLPPKLIPSLLEAGFSFGFLDPVSNIIANTVSQELQKSRKRKRSRAGSYTNTKKGKEKKHSQGLRDTAISKIIRESSKDILLVPRFTTLRNSSIAARSLAGLVTFLISYFRYLTTCDALRYLRLSEADLLVAVRLIHEDRDIHTFTIHVPTAKIALQCAAISALHPTVAILVSRSFSLASCVDKASNLLATQDCISYSNIMELSKLFTSSKDTINQLNHVHHAVSKMQRRKRKTILVELGLEISLKMVLLDRIHLFYLKAISCIPKNDLCSRHHRGLLKAGHCYGPFDPVTNIILNTIWYDTMFPPSQKFEVEMICTKSLARTEFLSLCGLVGYICACFPAYSVYEAMKCLLLCNARIDRVIDETAKEQGHDGHIPFSESFAYDTAARTARHPSPTALVEFAMTLMPQVGKTLQSTLEIKQVLSSSDVCAISRTFSQTLPPAKSLEPVEKLSENASKIISEHQDNFKACQSIIVKKAEAALHRYAKKTGQEYELHFICDVNSTIPEHGACYCPHSYKYPFAHMNVWARRRGSQNVDQVPTLFFIQFNNRDEDMESVAFLCCPIFDLSKDAGRCYHCEQKGIKIIHPSSEPYIGRDAEFEGMARGESAVNNKELIRYGQIGTLLDCTIEDEDSIYFDPAWDVDFTIFINETARGRAMVQKLMKDSPGSVSDWIDKMMYEESLKPKLARKIIYA, from the exons ATGGCGAGAGAGTCCACGGCTAGCGAAATCTTCCGCCGTCGCCTGATGATCGATGGTGTCGACCGGAAAGACGCCAAAGACAACCAGTCCGCGGCGCTGGATCACCTCCACGATTACTACAAGAAGGCGCTCCATCGACTACCGCCCAAGCTGATCCCGAGCCTCCTCGAGGCCGGCTTCAGCTTCGGTTTCCTCGACCCCGTCTCCAACATCATCGCCAACACCGTCTCCCAAGAGCTACAAAAGAGTAGGAAGAGGAAGAGATCACGGGCCGGCAGCTACACCAACACAAAGAAGGGGAAGGAAAAGAAGCATTCGCAGGGACTGAGGGACACGGCCATCTCCAAGATCATCAGAGAGTCTAGCAAAGACATCTTACTCGTACCCCGGTTCACCACACTCCGGAACAGCAGCATTGCTGCCCGATCTCTTGCCGGCCTCGTTACTTTCCTCATCTCCTACTTCCGCTACCTTACCACCTGTGATGCCCTCCGCTACCTGCGTTTGTCAGAAGCCGACCTTCTCGTCGCTGTGCGTCTCATCCACGAAGATCGTGACATCCACACCTTCACCATCCACGTCCCTACTGCAAAAATAGCTCTGCAATGTGCTGCCATCTCCGCGTTGCATCCCACTGTCGCCATATTGGTGTCTCGATCCTTCTCGCTGGCTTCCTGTGTGGACAAGGCCTCCAACCTTCTAGCGACACAGGACTGCATCAGCTATTCCAATATAATGGAACTCTCCAAGTTATTCACCTCCAGCAAGGATACGATAAACCAATTGAATCATGTACATCACGCAGTTTCAAAGATGCAACGCAGAAAAAGGAAGACTATTCTGGTTGAGCTTGGGCTAGAAATCTCTCTCAAGATGGTGCTTCTTGATCGAATCCATCTGTTCTACCTCAAGGCGATTTCCTGCATACCAAAGAATGACTTGTGCTCACGCCACCACCGTGGTCTCCTTAAGGCTGGCCACTGCTACGGTCCTTTCGATCCTGTGACCAACATCATCCTCAACACCATTTGGTATGACACCATGTTTCCTCCAAGTCAAAAGTTTGAGGTTGAAATGATCTGCACAAAGAGCCTCGCGCGCACCGAGTTCCTCTCCCTATGTGGTCTTGTTGGCTACATCTGTGCCTGCTTCCCTGCTTATTCTGTATATGAAGCTATGAAGTGCCTGCTTCTCTGCAACGCCAGAATTGATCGGGTCATTGATGAAACAGCAAAAGAACAAGGTCACGATGGACACATCCCTTTTTCTGAATCTTTTGCGTATGATACAGCAGCTCGCACAGCACGTCATCCCAGCCCTACTGCACTCGTAGAATTTGCAATGACACTGATGCCACAGGTAGGGAAAACCCTTCAGTCAACACTTGAGATTAAGCAGGTCCTCTCTTCCAGTGATGTTTGTGCGATATCTAGAACTTTTTCACAAACATTACCGCCTGCCAAATCTTTGGAGCCGGTTGAGAAATTGAGCGAGAATGCCTCCAAGATTATATCTGAGCACCAGGATAACTTTAAGGCTTGCCAGAGTATAATTGTCAAAAAAGCTGAAGCTGCATTACACAGATATGCAAAAAAGACG GGACAGGAATacgagcttcattttatctgtgatGTGAATTCTACAATACCTGAGCATGGCGCATGCTACTGCCCGCACAGCTACAAATACCCATTTGCTCACATGAATGTCTGGGCAAGACGAAGAGGTTCCCAGAACGTTGATCAAGTTCCAACGCTCTTCTTCATCCAGTTTAACAATAGGGATGAAGACATGGAAAGTGTGGCATTTTTGTGCTGTCCTATATTTGATCTATCAAAAGATGCTG GTCGTTGCTATCATTGTGAGCAAAAAGGGATCAAGATCATTCATCCATCTTCAGAACCATACATTGGGCGTGACGCAGAATTTGAAGGTATGGCTCGTGGAGAAAGTGCAGTGAACAACAAAGAACTTATTCGATATGGGCAGATCGGTACTTTGCTTGATTGTACGATCGAAGACGAAGACTCCATCTATTTTGATCCTGCCTGGGATGTTGATTTTACTATATTTATCAATGAGACTGCTAGGGGTCGAGCGATGGTGCAGAAATTGATGAAGGATAGTCCAGGGAGCGTGAGCGACTGGATAGACAAAATGATGTATGAGGAGTCTTTGAAACCTAAGTTAGCAAGGAAAATCATATACGCCTGA
- the LOC119269316 gene encoding uncharacterized protein LOC119269316 isoform X2 — MARESTASEIFRRRLMIDGVDRKDAKDNQSAALDHLHDYYKKALHRLPPKLIPSLLEAGFSFGFLDPVSNIIANTVSQELQKSRKRKRSRAGSYTNTKKGKEKKHSQGLRDTAISKIIRESSKDILLVPRFTTLRNSSIAARSLAGLVTFLISYFRYLTTCDALRYLRLSEADLLVAVRLIHEDRDIHTFTIHVPTAKIALQCAAISALHPTVAILVSRSFSLASCVDKASNLLATQDCISYSNIMELSKLFTSSKDTINQLNHVHHAVSKMQRRKRKTILVELGLEISLKMVLLDRIHLFYLKAISCIPKNDLCSRHHRGLLKAGHCYGPFDPVTNIILNTIWYDTMFPPSQKFEVEMICTKSLARTEFLSLCGLVGYICACFPAYSVYEAMKCLLLCNARIDRVIDETAKEQGHDGHIPFSESFAYDTAARTARHPSPTALVEFAMTLMPQVGKTLQSTLEIKQVLSSSDVCAISRTFSQTLPPAKSLEPVEKLSENASKIISEHQDNFKACQSIIVKKAEAALHRYAKKTGQEYELHFICDVNSTIPEHGACYCPHSYKYPFAHMNVWARRRGSQNVDQVPTLFFIQFNNRDEDMESVAFLCCPIFDLSKDAVVGNNLYKYQEHMRKFIF, encoded by the exons ATGGCGAGAGAGTCCACGGCTAGCGAAATCTTCCGCCGTCGCCTGATGATCGATGGTGTCGACCGGAAAGACGCCAAAGACAACCAGTCCGCGGCGCTGGATCACCTCCACGATTACTACAAGAAGGCGCTCCATCGACTACCGCCCAAGCTGATCCCGAGCCTCCTCGAGGCCGGCTTCAGCTTCGGTTTCCTCGACCCCGTCTCCAACATCATCGCCAACACCGTCTCCCAAGAGCTACAAAAGAGTAGGAAGAGGAAGAGATCACGGGCCGGCAGCTACACCAACACAAAGAAGGGGAAGGAAAAGAAGCATTCGCAGGGACTGAGGGACACGGCCATCTCCAAGATCATCAGAGAGTCTAGCAAAGACATCTTACTCGTACCCCGGTTCACCACACTCCGGAACAGCAGCATTGCTGCCCGATCTCTTGCCGGCCTCGTTACTTTCCTCATCTCCTACTTCCGCTACCTTACCACCTGTGATGCCCTCCGCTACCTGCGTTTGTCAGAAGCCGACCTTCTCGTCGCTGTGCGTCTCATCCACGAAGATCGTGACATCCACACCTTCACCATCCACGTCCCTACTGCAAAAATAGCTCTGCAATGTGCTGCCATCTCCGCGTTGCATCCCACTGTCGCCATATTGGTGTCTCGATCCTTCTCGCTGGCTTCCTGTGTGGACAAGGCCTCCAACCTTCTAGCGACACAGGACTGCATCAGCTATTCCAATATAATGGAACTCTCCAAGTTATTCACCTCCAGCAAGGATACGATAAACCAATTGAATCATGTACATCACGCAGTTTCAAAGATGCAACGCAGAAAAAGGAAGACTATTCTGGTTGAGCTTGGGCTAGAAATCTCTCTCAAGATGGTGCTTCTTGATCGAATCCATCTGTTCTACCTCAAGGCGATTTCCTGCATACCAAAGAATGACTTGTGCTCACGCCACCACCGTGGTCTCCTTAAGGCTGGCCACTGCTACGGTCCTTTCGATCCTGTGACCAACATCATCCTCAACACCATTTGGTATGACACCATGTTTCCTCCAAGTCAAAAGTTTGAGGTTGAAATGATCTGCACAAAGAGCCTCGCGCGCACCGAGTTCCTCTCCCTATGTGGTCTTGTTGGCTACATCTGTGCCTGCTTCCCTGCTTATTCTGTATATGAAGCTATGAAGTGCCTGCTTCTCTGCAACGCCAGAATTGATCGGGTCATTGATGAAACAGCAAAAGAACAAGGTCACGATGGACACATCCCTTTTTCTGAATCTTTTGCGTATGATACAGCAGCTCGCACAGCACGTCATCCCAGCCCTACTGCACTCGTAGAATTTGCAATGACACTGATGCCACAGGTAGGGAAAACCCTTCAGTCAACACTTGAGATTAAGCAGGTCCTCTCTTCCAGTGATGTTTGTGCGATATCTAGAACTTTTTCACAAACATTACCGCCTGCCAAATCTTTGGAGCCGGTTGAGAAATTGAGCGAGAATGCCTCCAAGATTATATCTGAGCACCAGGATAACTTTAAGGCTTGCCAGAGTATAATTGTCAAAAAAGCTGAAGCTGCATTACACAGATATGCAAAAAAGACG GGACAGGAATacgagcttcattttatctgtgatGTGAATTCTACAATACCTGAGCATGGCGCATGCTACTGCCCGCACAGCTACAAATACCCATTTGCTCACATGAATGTCTGGGCAAGACGAAGAGGTTCCCAGAACGTTGATCAAGTTCCAACGCTCTTCTTCATCCAGTTTAACAATAGGGATGAAGACATGGAAAGTGTGGCATTTTTGTGCTGTCCTATATTTGATCTATCAAAAGATGCTG